In Oryza sativa Japonica Group chromosome 1, ASM3414082v1, the genomic stretch TTCAGGGCTCCAGGCATCTTATCCGCTTTACCCAGAAAGCCCTTCAAGCAGCCTCATATCACCTGCTTCAGCAACTCCAAGGACTGGTCTTTCATCACCTATACCTGAGCAAGAGGTGCCTACTGCACATTGGAAGACATCTAGGTCTGCCTGCGACACACCATATTCCAGGGCTTCGCCCATCCCTGAGCAAGAGGTCTGCACCGCACATTGGAAGACTTCTAGGTCTGCCTGTGACACACCATATTCCAGGAATTCACCGTCCAATATTTTTGGGCTTGATTCAGCCGCCTCTAGAAACTACATGTTAGATAATAACTTCTTTCGGCCAGCTGCATCTGCCCAGTTCTACCTGGATCAGGCTCAGCAGTCATTTCCATATAATAATGGTGGGAGGATTAGTGTCTCAAAGGACAAACAAGATGTTGAGGAGGTTGAAGCATACAGGGCATCTTTTGGGTTCAGCGCAGATGAAATCGTTACAACTCAAACCTACGTGGAGATACCAGATGCGCTTGATGAGGGGTTCAGTATATCTCCATTTGGGAACAATGCTCCTGCTACTGAGGTGGATAAATCACTCTTCAATGTAAAAGTGATCACAGGCCCAAAGAAATCTACAGAGCAAAAGCTTTCAAATGGGTCTCCACAAAATGTAGTGCACCTGGACATATTCAAAGGTAATTCCCCTGAGCTTTTGACTTGGATCATTCAGTTGTAGTTGAACATATAATAGAATGAGGCGTTTTGGTTTGTCTTGTGAATTGGTGGGATAAACAGTTGGTTTTTAATGCAAGATGTAAAGTTGAAGTCTAGTAGTGTTTGTTTTGCAATTTGCAACGCTCATTTTTGATGCTATCTTATCTTCTGTCTCTGCGCTCTTTATTTTGTTACAGGAACAAAAGGAGGGGATGTGTGTGAGGATGAAGGGATGGTGAAAGATTGCCATCCATTCAGAAAGGGGAGGGATGAAATATCTCTAAAACCCATAGAAGTGAGGAAGAAAGTTGGGGGTGGACAGTCATGCTCGGATGCAGAGATCGAGTACAGAAGAGCTAGGAGTTTGAGAGAAGCCAATGGAGTTGTGTCATGGCGCAGCACCCTGGCAAGGCAACTACAGTAACGATGATACACTAGGCAGGATAATAAGTAGTAAGGACTAGAATCCAGAGTACCCCTGGCCAGGCCTAGCGTGTGTGCATCGTTGTTAGTACAAGTGAGAGTCTTTAGGCGAAGAGTAGGCCATGCTGGTGATTTGTTCTGGGGATTTCTACTGCCAGATAGATGATGCTCCTCCTGTATTTCTACTATTTAAATTCCAAGTTCCTCTTTTGTATACTATATACTACTGTAGTAGACACTCTAGTACAAGTGAGGCAACAAGTGCTCATGGCTTGTGCTTCCTGAGTGATGGCTAATTTATGATCGCCCCTTGTGTTATGGTGGTACTATATATGACATGCAGCAAGccactgatgatgatgatgataatggCACTGGGAGCAGCTAGCTGAGCTGACTTCGCCAGCGTCGTCACTTCTTCTAGGtgtgctctcctctcctcaggGCGCACCGGCGTCCAGCCCTGAAAACAGATCAGTTTCCTTATAAGAATAATTAAATACTACTCTTAATTgatgttttggacaaggttgagatcaaatttttataactttgaccatcaataactttaaaaatatttagtttaaagaaactaaaacaacatatatagatttgtcttttaaagcactataataaaagtaaaacatgcatttatttattgtacatattataatagaaaaataaggtcaatgTCCAAAATGTCAATTAAAATGGAATCGAAgggagtactacctccgttccaaaatacttatatttttttaacgtttgattgttcgtcttattaaaaaaaatatggaattattatttattttgtttgtgatttgatttattatcaaaagtaattTAAGTaagatttatcttttttatttagactaattttttaaataagacgaatggtcaaacggtgcaaataaaaagtcaaagcgacgaGTATTTTGAGGCGGAggtaataaatattttaaaaaataaacttaacagaTCTCTAATATTTTTTACCTGAAGTTGTCATTCTCCTGCCGTGTGTTTGGATGGAAGTTATAATTTTATCTCGCATCTTGTGTGCGAGGACTTATTAGCTAAAGCGATGTAAGttccttttccttttaaaaaagtTGTCCTTATAAGACatttctaattatataatcGTTAGAACATACGAGTATGTTACTAGTACCTTAAAATAATGCGATAGAAAAATGTGTGGTTAGAAAACGTATTTTCCAAAACGTGGGATAAATAATCTCATTTTAATAATTTGGAAAAAACATATCCAATTGCTACCATTATTGGTAATATGGCCTTACGCATGTGTATATTAGCATTATGATTTATGTCCTTatactcctcctccctcctgtcctgtattcaaaaaaaaaaagaaaagaaaaagaaaggatagGTCAGTGAGGTTGAGTCGGTCGCATATTGAAAAAGAAAGagtggcttggcttggcttggctcgcgCGGCGTCTCCGAAATTCAAACGGATCGATTTGGTTTTGTTGATTTGATCTGGCCGGACAAGGagaagcagaggaggaggagagttcGAGATCGAGATCCATGGCGCTGCTCTGCTTCCTGCTCGACATGCGGAACATCCCCCCTccgctcctccacctcctcaagCAGGTGACGTGACGTCACCTCCTCCTTCTACCtcgtgttggtggtggtggtggcggctatggcggccatggcggctacttctgatcgagcaagcaaacttcaaattaattaattaagctctaTATATCTACGCTACGCATGCAGTGCCTACTCCACCTCGCCAACCTCTACGCCGCCATCCCCTCCGCCGACCTCCCCGACCGCCTCGCCCTCTGCTACGtccaccccgccgcctcctcctcgcctcctcagGTTTAATTCGTTTTTCTCTTGCCTGCACTTTCACTTTTCCGAATtttagtctctctctctctctctctctctattaaCTGCCCCGATTGCCATACTTCTTCACTCCCTAGTGGACTAGCAGTAAATGATTGATTGAACCAACCGGCACCATCACTAGTAAATCACACACCACAATCTCTATTATCTGTAACTGCCCTTGTTTCTGActattcttcttttttaatttttagataatgagctTGTTTCTCACTGCGATGCTGGATGTTTGCACTCTGGATTCATCTCTGTTTTTCTTTAAGTTTTCACTCTACATGCTTTGCAAATCTGAGCTGTTTGTTTTACTTGTAAAAGATGGCCAATATACACTGACTAAGTCTGTGGCTCATTGTGGAATTACTACTGTTTTTTATTGCATCATTCATATCTCGATTGATTGCCAATCATATCCCTCACTGAAACTACTAAGCTGCCTTCATGAACAACTTAACCAATACCGACTCACCATATAAAATGTGTTACTGCATGCTCATGTAAGTAGATTTCTATTTACGGTGCTCACTAATCTCAAACCCAGCCAAATACATATTCCTCCCCTCACTTTTGTGAATTTCCCAAACTCACTAACATAACATGTCAACTTCCACCAGCTCAAGGTGGTGTATAGGCCTGGAGAGAAATTTAACCTTCGAGACTTCCATCATGCTGTCAACAATTTGCCTCTCGATGCCTTTCGTCCTAACCAACATGGATCTCTACATACTACTGGAGGTAATAATTATATTCATGCTAACTAGGGATGATCTCCGTGttcaatgtttgatcatttccATAACCAAACTTACTAGGCAACATAAACGACTGAATCTCTGCTCTCTAACTGAGTACAATGCACGCTCTTCAAATACAAAAAATATTATCTTACTCAATTTTTCTCCTCTGCAGATGTGTCATTAACAAATCTTTTTAGCAATCGAGCTATCTATTCTTGGGCCACTGATGATACCTCCAAAAAAGTGATTGCTTTATGTATGTCTGCACAAAACACACAAGCTCTCCGAAGATCTCTCATGGTGTGGACGATTGTCTTTGCAACTTTCTTTCCAAGGGATCAAGTAACCCGCTTaatattccttttcttttgacaTCATCAGGACGCAGCAGAACAGTGTATTACAGTGGAGTTTGTATTGCTGGAAACAGGAGCTGCATTCGTATGTGATGGTGTTTCTGAAAATTCCAATGGTTTCATAGACACAATTTGTGACCTTGAAAACTGTGTGGTACGAAGATACAGTCCTGGTGAGGTTCTTGTTTATCTCCTTATATACAAGTAAAACAACCCTCTTGATTAACGCAAACTATAATAGTGTCATCCTGTAACTACAAACTTGGAAATGCAGAGACTCAAGTTTTGCATGGATTAGTCAAGAGGTGGTTAGAAGAGCTAAAGGATGACAAGGAGGAGGCATTGCAGGCTGTATTTGTATTCAGAGTTCCCATTATCAGCACTGTTAATCAAATATCTTGCAGCATGTATGCTTCAGCAAATCACATCATTGATGGTTTTCCATCATGTCAGGTGAAGCAATTTATACGTGTCACATATTACTAATTAACTGTACTGATTATGGTGGTTAATTTCTTTTGACGTTCACTTTCATCTTGTCCTTGCAAGTTTCTGAAGGAATTTTGCCATATGGATTTGGTGATTTCATCATGCCCTTTTTTTAGCTTTTCATTTACTTCGGACAATAACTATCATGTCTACACACTTTACTTTAAGCAATCCTGTAGCTTCTTGCAGGTTTATGTTACCTATGTTAATCCAGACCATATTGAACAGATATGCAGGTGCCATGGTCGCCCTATTGACCTTGCTAACACAAATAAGGCAAAATGGATGTGCCCAATAACTAGCCGACAGCTCACAGCTTCTGATGTTACTGATACTGCTGTGAAAATTGGGGAACAGACAGTACTGTTTCTTCCTGACTCAGAAGGCGTTTCAAGCTTGCGACGAGCCTCATCCTCCATTTCTTTTGACGTGATTGAGCGCACCAATTTAGCCTCACTAAATGAAGGTAACCAACACTGTTAGCTATTGTGATAGGCATTACATTAGTTAGTCTTTAGAGGCTCTGTATCTTCTCCGTACAAAATTTAATGGCAAACTCTGTTAATAGGACTCATAATTGGGACGCCTCATATTGTGATTCCCAGCTCTAATGATGTTGAGGTTGCTCTTGATGATGAGTGCTCAGATCAGAACACCCAACGTAGGTCTAACGGTATATCTGCAATATGTCTTTGGCTTCTTAAATGGTCGTGACATTTCAACATCTATAGTGTGTATTCTCATATTCTGTGCAGTTTTCTATGGTCTATGTGAGACACTTTTCAAGCTTGATCAGGGACTTGTGTGCTCCTCAAAATGCAATACTGAAACGATGAAGATAGGATCCCTTGAGTGTTATTATCTTCTCCAACCATCTGAGAAGGGACCGATGCTTCTGAGGGTACAGGCGACGCCCCCCGCCCTGCTCTATTGCAATAATAATTCAAGGCACACCGCACTGCACTTTTATGCTGTTTGTTTAGTCCATGAACATCCATTACCGTAATTGCAAGTGTATGTGGTTTGCTTTTGCTTGGTTCTAACAGTAAGAGCATATCATGCTGTAGAGGCTTGCTGGATCTGAAGAGATACTGCCTCTCCCAGTTGTGAGTCGACCTTGCAACTCTACCGGTACCAAGGAAGTCCAGAATTTGATCGAAACCTCATTATCTAAGGTTTGCTAATGGAAATATTATTGTTTCATGATTCCTTGATATATATGGGTTTCATTGGTTTTGCAACCTCCACCAAAGGTTTTTGTTTTGCCATATACTTATATGGAACTGCACGTGAGGTAACAAATTTAATACTTCAGATTGTGCTGAAGGATTACAACCCTCTACAACATGAGAGAGGTTTTCACTCGAGACTGAATTGTCTGGTGAAGGATAGCCTTCAATTTGGGTtagcacttgctcttttttacacacaagtttttaaatttctaaTGCTTTATTTGGTGTATGTATGGTTTCTGGTTTCATCTCCTGGCGTCTGTCATGTCATGTTTGGGTGCCAAGCCCAGGACTATGACCAACTAATAAGACTGGATTGTGAAGTTGTGATTGATTCTGCAGATCAATTGCTCCGGCTTGTGGCGCGAAGGATCCTCATCATCTTGATTCGTTGAGTGAACCACAAATATTGACATTCCGGGGTCCAGAGGAAAACAAGGTGCTGAGGCTGTGTAGGGAGGAGGGTGGAGATATCCAATCGTTCAGCTTCAGCGAGCCACAGGCAGCGTCAAAGGAGAAGGCGTCGCCCAGGCCCAGCATCACCGAGGAGTGGGAACAGCTTATCATCATCGACGACGACTTCACCAGTGCCGTCACATGTTCTACTTCTAGGGCCAACCCCAAGCTGCCGTCCCCAGTGAAACCGCTGGGCCTGGACGACAAGACAAGCAGGATTCTGGAGAGGCTGGAAGCTCCCAGGGCAAAGAAGCAGAGGGCTACCACCAGCACACGCACCGGCAACAGCAACAcaactccaccaccaccagcgtcCAGCATTGGAGCCGGAACACAGATCAAGAAGCCATTGCTGCCATTTGAACCCAGCGCAAGCCAACCTCTGAGACCCACCTTCAACAAGCTCAGGCGGAAGCCCACTGCAGCTACCTAGCTTGCTGCCCTTTTTACTACAGTCCCATGTATAGAGACAGGAAGATATTATCACACCTTCTATCAAATGTAGATATATAGATAAGGTCACTATTACAACCATTCAGAAATTTGTGCTCACTAAACTGATATCTTCTACATAGAGGCCAACTCAAGTACACATGGGCAATGACCATTTTAACAACAAACAGCCCATTGCTACACAAAGGTTAATTTGGTTTGGCCTATGGGGGTCCTAACTTCTCCCCTCAAGTACTTCTCCTAGTACTAGTTAAGCAGACACTTCAATAGATGTGCTGCCAGCTGACTGACATCGGAAACTACTGAATTGGTTTTCCTCTAGCAGTGGATTTCAGCGAGGAGTCCGAACCTCCAATGGTAACATTGGAGATGTAGCGCTAGTGCTTGTGCCGCTCAGTTGTTCTGATGCTGCTGACTTTAGCTCAAGTTGCTGGAGCTGATGGACCACATGAGACATCCTTGGTCGCACCGAAGGGACATGCTGGGTGCAGGCATAGACCAAGTCAACAACTTTCTGGATGACACCTACATCTGGCAACTCCTGAATCAGTGGGTCTAACAGCTCTAGGTACCGGTGTGACTGGACTAGAGGTGTTGCCCACTCAAATATAGTCTGCCATCCAACAGACTCGACAGACTGAGTAGGCCGACGGCCACTGATGATCTCTAGAAGGAGCACACCAAAGCTGTAGACATCGCTCTTTGTTGTCAGTTCATTCCTGTATATGAATTCAGGAGCAAGGTACCCATAGGTTGCAGCCTTCACAGTCCTCTCGTGCATTACTTCCCATGGTACAAACTTGGACAGCCCAACCCCCATCAGATGGGAACCAAATTCCTCGTCAAGTAGCACGTTGCTTGCACGGATATCACGGTGCACGACCTGCGGCTTCACCTTGTCATGCAAAAATCTGGATCAAAATGAGCACTGGTAAGTAAATAGCAACTAATAGTAGCAAAACAAAACACAACGCCATAAGGGCTTGCATTGACGTATACGCATTTGGCCTAATTTTAGTTCCACGGGAACCCAAACAACACTCTTGAGTAATATAGCTTTAAAAGATTATATGGATGTAGAAGCCATCAATATAATTCGAGAACTCTAGAATCATGCACCTGCAGCGATAGAACCGTAAGACAACAGGTGGCTTCTCTAATTGTCTTTATTATGACATAATTAAAGTGTAAGTATACTTAGTGGTTTCCCATGCATGCTACCACGTACATTTATGCAGCCCACCGGTGTCAATTAATAAGCAACCAAAAACATATAATGATCAACCATGGGAGCTGAATGACGGGAAACAACAAAACTCTGAATGAAACCTTGAAATTTAATGCAAAGACAAACCATCCTAAAATGGTAACCCAAATGAGTTCCAAATAGGTCTGGATATAAATTAGTGCAGGCAGGCGCATGCAAGCGGTACGAAAAATCTGCATGCACACGAGTGCACGCAAGCTAGGTTTATGCATGGATCTATGTTAGAGGGACCTAAACATCTCAGTAAGAAGTAGAGTAACATGTTTGTGAAAAATAGGCAAGTAATCAAAGATTCTGTACAGATGGCTAGGATGACTTACGCGATCCCTTGTGCAAGAGTTGTAGCAACTCTCATCCTCATTGGCCAATCAAGGCACCGCCCTCCTCTAGGGACATGATGTAGCCAAACATCCAACGGCCCATTGGCAACAAACTCATAAACAATAAAGCGGTCACCATGATCGTAACAACATCCTTTTACTGCAACTAAATTAGGATGATACAGCTTTGCAACTCTCCCAATCTCAGAGTAGAAATCTTTTTTCCTTTGTAGGCTTGATCTCTTCAGCCTCTTGATTGCTACTCTGGATCCATCTGGCAAAATTCCGCTATAGGTTCCACCAGTCTTTGCATTCCCAGGAAGCCGGTTGCCCTCACTGAAGTTCTTTGTGATTGATCTAAGTTCTTCACTGGTGAACACTTTCCATAGCGGTGGAACTAACGCGGTAGCTGAAGTACTGGAACCTTCACGcgatcttctcctcctcttgctTCGCCTATAGACAAGTAGCCAAACTACTACTGCTAGAGTGGTCAAGAGAATGAATCCGCTTACAACGACGAGCACTATGAAATACTCCTTGTGGCAGTGATCATGGTAGCATCGGTCTTCTGACATAAAGTAGAGTTGATCAGCAGTACAGAACAAACATATTTGCATATGGTGAGAGGAAATAATGATTTGTGATAAAGAGATAATAGATTATACAGATGGCACCAGTATTAGCAAAAGGGATACTCACCATGATTGATCATACAGATGAGTCCATGTGAGTCGCTGCATCTTTTTGCGGTAAGTGCGGCATGGGTATTGGTAACCAAAGTGCATGCATCATTGGTGGTAGCAAGAGCACACCCAGTAGTGCTGCAGTTGGCGCGCAATGGGTCAGCAGGGAAGGCAGTATCATTCCAAGAAGATGAATCATCGGACCATTTCCAAGCAAAAGCCGAGGCAGTGTTGTTGCGATGACCTCCGACCCAGCATCCAGAGGGGGAAGGTCCACAGAGAGACTTTGCAAGATTGAGGTCTTGAAGTGATGATAGGGCAGCCAAATGAGCGGTGAAGTTGTTGCGGCAGAGAGCCTCGGATCTGTCCCAAGAAAGGGGTGTAGGTATGTAGATGAAACACTTGTCGAGAGCAGGAGTGATTTGCCAACCATCAGGGCATGATGCTGCAGAGAAATGGGTGGcagttaataataataataataataataataaggtagTAAGTATGAATAATGAGAACCCTGGCATCTGATACAAGGACGACAGTAGAGTATAGTGAAGTTAAAGAAGAAGGTGTGACAGACATGAGGATGAACACAACACAGGTcgtaaattaattattaataataTACTAATGGTATCCCCATTACATTTACATGGTCGTGCGGAGAAAGTGTAGCCGAAGAAAGGGTGTAGGTggcggggaaaaaaaaagaaatcttgttttatatataaatttgtgTGCGAgtgtagaagaagaagaagaagatgtaaGAGAGGAATTCGTTGCTTGTTTGTGACAGACAGATTGATGTGGAAGAGTAGTTATTAGGAGGGAGGAAGCAAGGGCAAAAGGAGAGTAGaaagaagaaatagaagagAGATGCATGCAGGTTGAGGTTGGCGAGAGAGATAGGGAAAGAAGTGATGGATGCAGCGCCCCTAGTACTAACTGGAGTAGTAGGGATCTAGTCAAGTGTAGTAGAAGCAGTAGAGAAAGAAAGTAGTACTCCTATGAggcaggcgaggcgaggagggAATACATacaggtggaggtggaggcggtggcggtgagggAGGCGGGcaggatgaagaagaagaagaagaagaagaagcggaggatggccgccgccatggccgccgatcCGTGTCTTCCCTTGCGGCCTTGCCCTTCCTTCCTTGATGATGAACAAAGAAAGAGGAATGGAGTAGAGGTGGGAGGAAGCGGTGGTGTGGTGGGGTGGGGACTACCACCATTAATGCAAATGGGCTATCGGCCCAACATACTCCATTATGGGCTTCTGTGGGCCTACTCCTCGATTCGTTTGCGTTGCGGTGCGtcgcgtcttcctcctcctcccgtctTCGT encodes the following:
- the LOC4326451 gene encoding uncharacterized protein At1g76660; its protein translation is MAATPGSSRPANVAAAAATEARFHSHPPQQDRRSGWAGCLSGLSCFGSQKGGKRIVPAARVPDGNASTSRGNAHQSGANSNQSAALNLSLLAPPSSPVSFSNSAIPSTAQSPNCFLSISANSPGGPTSNMFAVGPYANEPQLVSPPVFSTYTTEPSTAPLTPPPELAHATTPSSPDVPYARFLLSSMDLKTAGKDHNMPYLSTAYSGGSGLQASYPLYPESPSSSLISPASATPRTGLSSPIPEQEVPTAHWKTSRSACDTPYSRASPIPEQEVCTAHWKTSRSACDTPYSRNSPSNIFGLDSAASRNYMLDNNFFRPAASAQFYLDQAQQSFPYNNGGRISVSKDKQDVEEVEAYRASFGFSADEIVTTQTYVEIPDALDEGFSISPFGNNAPATEVDKSLFNVKVITGPKKSTEQKLSNGSPQNVVHLDIFKGTKGGDVCEDEGMVKDCHPFRKGRDEISLKPIEVRKKVGGGQSCSDAEIEYRRARSLREANGVVSWRSTLARQLQ
- the LOC4326452 gene encoding uncharacterized protein isoform X2 → MALLCFLLDMRNIPPPLLHLLKQCLLHLANLYAAIPSADLPDRLALCYVHPAASSSPPQLKVVYRPGEKFNLRDFHHAVNNLPLDAFRPNQHGSLHTTGDVSLTNLFSNRAIYSWATDDTSKKVIALCMSAQNTQALRRSLMDAAEQCITVEFVLLETGAAFVCDGVSENSNGFIDTICDLENCVVRRYSPETQVLHGLVKRWLEELKDDKEEALQAVFVFRVPIISTVNQISCSMYASANHIIDGFPSCQICRCHGRPIDLANTNKAKWMCPITSRQLTASDVTDTAVKIGEQTVLFLPDSEGVSSLRRASSSISFDVIERTNLASLNEGLIIGTPHIVIPSSNDVEVALDDECSDQNTQLFYGLCETLFKLDQGLVCSSKCNTETMKIGSLECYYLLQPSEKGPMLLRRLAGSEEILPLPVVSRPCNSTGTKEVQNLIETSLSKIVLKDYNPLQHERGFHSRLNCLVKDSLQFGSIAPACGAKDPHHLDSLSEPQILTFRGPEENKVLRLCREEGGDIQSFSFSEPQAASKEKASPRPSITEEWEQLIIIDDDFTSAVTCSTSRANPKLPSPVKPLGLDDKTSRILERLEAPRAKKQRATTSTRTGNSNTTPPPPASSIGAGTQIKKPLLPFEPSASQPLRPTFNKLRRKPTAAT
- the LOC4326452 gene encoding uncharacterized protein isoform X1, coding for MALLCFLLDMRNIPPPLLHLLKQCLLHLANLYAAIPSADLPDRLALCYVHPAASSSPPQLKVVYRPGEKFNLRDFHHAVNNLPLDAFRPNQHGSLHTTGDVSLTNLFSNRAIYSWATDDTSKKVIALCMSAQNTQALRRSLMDAAEQCITVEFVLLETGAAFVCDGVSENSNGFIDTICDLENCVVRRYSPETQVLHGLVKRWLEELKDDKEEALQAVFVFRVPIISTVNQISCSMYASANHIIDGFPSCQICRCHGRPIDLANTNKAKWMCPITSRQLTASDVTDTAVKIGEQTVLFLPDSEGVSSLRRASSSISFDVIERTNLASLNEGLIIGTPHIVIPSSNDVEVALDDECSDQNTQRRSNVFYGLCETLFKLDQGLVCSSKCNTETMKIGSLECYYLLQPSEKGPMLLRRLAGSEEILPLPVVSRPCNSTGTKEVQNLIETSLSKIVLKDYNPLQHERGFHSRLNCLVKDSLQFGSIAPACGAKDPHHLDSLSEPQILTFRGPEENKVLRLCREEGGDIQSFSFSEPQAASKEKASPRPSITEEWEQLIIIDDDFTSAVTCSTSRANPKLPSPVKPLGLDDKTSRILERLEAPRAKKQRATTSTRTGNSNTTPPPPASSIGAGTQIKKPLLPFEPSASQPLRPTFNKLRRKPTAAT
- the LOC4326291 gene encoding C-type lectin receptor-like tyrosine-protein kinase At1g52310 isoform X1, producing MAAAILRFFFFFFFFILPASLTATASTSTSSCPDGWQITPALDKCFIYIPTPLSWDRSEALCRNNFTAHLAALSSLQDLNLAKSLCGPSPSGCWVGGHRNNTASAFAWKWSDDSSSWNDTAFPADPLRANCSTTGCALATTNDACTLVTNTHAALTAKRCSDSHGLICMINHEDRCYHDHCHKEYFIVLVVVSGFILLTTLAVVVWLLVYRRSKRRRRSREGSSTSATALVPPLWKVFTSEELRSITKNFSEGNRLPGNAKTGGTYSGILPDGSRVAIKRLKRSSLQRKKDFYSEIGRVAKLYHPNLVAVKGCCYDHGDRFIVYEFVANGPLDVWLHHVPRGGRCLDWPMRMRVATTLAQGIAFLHDKVKPQVVHRDIRASNVLLDEEFGSHLMGVGLSKFVPWEVMHERTVKAATYGYLAPEFIYRNELTTKSDVYSFGVLLLEIISGRRPTQSVESVGWQTIFEWATPLVQSHRYLELLDPLIQELPDVGVIQKVVDLVYACTQHVPSVRPRMSHVVHQLQQLELKSAASEQLSGTSTSATSPMLPLEVRTPR
- the LOC4326291 gene encoding C-type lectin receptor-like tyrosine-protein kinase At1g52310 isoform X2, producing MAAAILRFFFFFFFFILPASLTATASTSTSSCPDGWQITPALDKCFIYIPTPLSWDRSEALCRNNFTAHLAALSSLQDLNLAKSLCGPSPSGCWVGGHRNNTASAFAWKWSDDSSSWNDTAFPADPLRANCSTTGCALATTNDACTLVTNTHAALTAKRCSDSHGLICMINHDRCYHDHCHKEYFIVLVVVSGFILLTTLAVVVWLLVYRRSKRRRRSREGSSTSATALVPPLWKVFTSEELRSITKNFSEGNRLPGNAKTGGTYSGILPDGSRVAIKRLKRSSLQRKKDFYSEIGRVAKLYHPNLVAVKGCCYDHGDRFIVYEFVANGPLDVWLHHVPRGGRCLDWPMRMRVATTLAQGIAFLHDKVKPQVVHRDIRASNVLLDEEFGSHLMGVGLSKFVPWEVMHERTVKAATYGYLAPEFIYRNELTTKSDVYSFGVLLLEIISGRRPTQSVESVGWQTIFEWATPLVQSHRYLELLDPLIQELPDVGVIQKVVDLVYACTQHVPSVRPRMSHVVHQLQQLELKSAASEQLSGTSTSATSPMLPLEVRTPR